In a genomic window of Pantanalinema sp.:
- a CDS encoding HD domain-containing phosphohydrolase, translated as MNVVVVDDSKVNTVFLSALLSKLEGVQSFCFTSAAEALSWCRAMEPDLVLVDYMMPEMDGLEFVRRFRESRGCAEIPVLMVTSVNEAEVRYQALEYGANDFLTKPVDKSEFVPRVRNMLALRRHQRMLADRAEGLASEVRMSLAGILAREHDTILRLSRAAEFRDPETGSHIQRMASYSQLIAKAIGFSESDQELILRAAPMHDVGKVGTPDHILLKPGKLDPEEFEIMKQHAAIGYEILRGSSSHLLQAAALIAVSHHEKFDGSGYPHGRAGEAIPLFGRIVAVADVFDALTSERPYKRAWEVERAAAVIREGAGSHFDPACVEAFFQQWDEVLAIHEAYPDVPRTSEKSASEVA; from the coding sequence ATGAACGTCGTGGTCGTCGACGACAGCAAGGTGAACACCGTGTTCCTGAGCGCCCTGCTCTCGAAGCTGGAGGGGGTGCAGTCGTTCTGCTTCACCTCCGCCGCCGAGGCGCTGAGCTGGTGCCGGGCCATGGAGCCCGACCTGGTGCTGGTGGACTACATGATGCCCGAGATGGACGGCCTGGAGTTCGTCCGCCGCTTTCGCGAGAGCCGGGGCTGCGCGGAGATCCCCGTCCTGATGGTGACCTCGGTGAACGAGGCCGAGGTACGCTACCAGGCCCTCGAGTACGGCGCCAACGACTTCCTCACCAAGCCGGTCGACAAGAGCGAGTTCGTGCCCCGCGTTCGGAACATGCTCGCCCTGCGCCGCCACCAGAGGATGCTCGCCGACCGGGCGGAGGGCCTGGCGAGCGAGGTGCGGATGTCGCTGGCGGGGATCCTGGCGCGCGAGCATGACACCATCCTGAGGCTCTCGCGGGCCGCCGAGTTCCGCGATCCCGAGACCGGCTCCCACATCCAGCGCATGGCCAGCTACTCCCAGCTCATCGCCAAGGCCATCGGGTTCTCGGAGTCCGACCAGGAGCTCATCCTGAGGGCGGCGCCCATGCACGACGTCGGCAAGGTGGGGACTCCCGATCACATCCTGCTCAAGCCGGGGAAGCTCGATCCCGAGGAGTTCGAGATCATGAAGCAGCACGCCGCCATCGGCTACGAGATCCTCAGGGGCAGCTCCTCTCACTTGCTGCAGGCCGCCGCCCTCATCGCCGTCAGCCACCACGAGAAGTTCGACGGCAGCGGCTACCCCCACGGCCGCGCGGGCGAGGCCATCCCCCTCTTCGGGCGGATCGTCGCGGTGGCGGACGTCTTCGACGCCCTCACCTCGGAGCGCCCGTACAAGCGGGCCTGGGAGGTCGAGCGCGCGGCCGCCGTCATCCGGGAGGGGGCAGGGAGTCACTTCGATCCGGCCTGCGTGGAGGCGTTCTTCCAGCAGTGGGACGAGGTGCTCGCCATCCAC
- a CDS encoding PAS domain S-box protein produces the protein MVDPGSSDLIRAVLDTASDGMLVLDPQGRIVLMNPVAERVLGWKEAELRGQVGHAAFHFLHPDRRPFPAEECPFFLALTSSGRVESRELFVAKDGRFVPVAVVVQGLRQGGEASGMIVSFQDLSERRQAEAQLKLHRAALDAAANMVLITDASGIVQYANRAFTARTGYEAHEVVGEKVGVLRSGLQARSFYTEMWRTVLSGDVWEGELINRRKDGSLYPEEQTITPLKDETGKVSHFVAIKRDITERKQAEQELEKTRDEALAASRLKSEFLSTVSHEIRTPMNGVLGMADLLMDTALSAEQRDFLGILKESAVALLSIIDDILDFSKIEAEMMRVDSVAFDPASVVEGVVGLLSTRAFGKGLALTSFISPAIPTPLQGDPGRLRQVLLNLAGNALKFTEKGEVTLRVGLQEASEETSTLRFEVRDTGIGLSEAARRRLFQPFVQADGSTTRRYGGTGLGLSISKHLVELMGGEMGVESREGAGSTFWFTLPFQHGRLAEGTSDPSPLHRVRVLLVGGDAAGQEIAHRYISSWGMRNGAQAGLHDALEVIRQAASEGDPFGVVIVDSSQAEDVALCLGRQVASDPALGATRLVLLADLDRRLVSDQTSAAGYAAHLTKPLRQSQLFDCLVELASSGRQAQAEDPAPLRAGRAHFAPRRLLLVEDNPINQRVAQAQLRRLGVEPHVAASGTAALEAFSGDAYDLILMDCQMPLMDGFEATRLIRLHEAPQGRRVPIVAMTANAMRGDREKCLEAGMDDYLSKPFTQEQLAAVLARWLGDDSPGAAAPPADLDARALPCVDLARLRAVVDPEEAGLLLGLFVESLPEIQARIGDALAREDARALVSVVHELKGTAANLGVAALAAICRRMEETSDWNGLRALEGELAQEAARVRAFVGTLKQGEFDG, from the coding sequence ATGGTCGATCCAGGCTCCTCCGACTTGATCCGCGCGGTGCTCGACACCGCGAGCGACGGCATGCTGGTCCTGGATCCTCAGGGCCGCATCGTGCTCATGAACCCGGTAGCCGAGCGGGTTCTCGGCTGGAAGGAAGCCGAGCTGCGGGGCCAGGTCGGCCACGCGGCCTTCCACTTCCTGCACCCGGACCGGCGCCCGTTCCCCGCCGAGGAGTGCCCCTTCTTCTTGGCGCTGACGTCCAGCGGCAGGGTGGAGAGCAGAGAGCTCTTCGTCGCCAAGGACGGGCGCTTCGTCCCGGTCGCCGTCGTCGTCCAGGGGCTGAGGCAGGGGGGCGAGGCGTCGGGGATGATCGTCTCCTTCCAGGACCTGAGCGAGCGCCGGCAGGCCGAGGCGCAGCTCAAGCTGCACCGGGCCGCCCTGGACGCGGCGGCGAACATGGTCCTCATCACCGATGCGTCCGGCATCGTCCAGTACGCCAACCGCGCCTTCACCGCCCGGACCGGCTACGAGGCGCACGAGGTCGTCGGAGAAAAGGTCGGCGTCCTTCGATCCGGCCTGCAGGCGCGCTCCTTCTACACCGAGATGTGGAGGACCGTCCTTTCCGGCGACGTCTGGGAAGGCGAGCTCATCAACCGGCGCAAGGACGGGAGCCTCTACCCCGAGGAGCAGACCATCACCCCCCTGAAGGACGAGACCGGGAAGGTCTCGCACTTCGTGGCCATCAAGCGCGATATCACCGAGCGAAAGCAGGCCGAGCAGGAGCTGGAGAAGACCCGGGACGAGGCGCTCGCGGCCTCGCGCCTCAAGTCCGAGTTCCTCTCCACCGTCAGCCACGAGATCCGGACCCCGATGAACGGCGTCCTCGGGATGGCCGATCTGCTCATGGACACGGCCCTCAGCGCGGAGCAGCGCGACTTTCTGGGCATCCTCAAGGAGTCGGCCGTCGCCCTCCTGAGCATCATCGACGACATCCTCGACTTCTCGAAGATCGAGGCGGAGATGATGCGCGTCGATTCGGTCGCGTTCGATCCGGCGTCGGTCGTGGAGGGCGTCGTCGGCCTCCTCTCCACGAGGGCCTTCGGCAAGGGCCTGGCCCTGACGAGCTTCATCTCCCCCGCCATCCCCACCCCCCTGCAGGGGGATCCGGGGCGCCTGCGGCAGGTGCTGCTCAACCTGGCGGGCAACGCCCTCAAGTTCACCGAAAAAGGCGAGGTCACCCTGCGGGTGGGCCTGCAGGAGGCGAGCGAAGAGACCTCCACCCTGCGCTTCGAGGTCCGCGACACGGGGATCGGCCTCTCGGAGGCGGCTCGCCGGCGCCTGTTCCAGCCCTTCGTGCAGGCCGACGGCTCGACGACCCGCCGCTACGGCGGCACCGGTCTCGGCCTTTCCATCTCCAAGCACCTGGTGGAGCTGATGGGTGGCGAGATGGGCGTCGAGAGCCGGGAGGGGGCAGGGTCCACCTTCTGGTTCACCCTGCCCTTCCAGCATGGCCGCCTCGCGGAGGGGACCTCGGACCCCTCGCCGCTGCACCGGGTGCGCGTGCTGCTGGTCGGGGGGGACGCGGCCGGTCAGGAGATCGCCCACCGCTACATCTCGTCGTGGGGGATGCGCAACGGGGCCCAGGCCGGCCTCCACGACGCCCTGGAGGTCATCCGGCAGGCGGCTTCCGAGGGCGACCCCTTCGGGGTGGTGATCGTGGACTCCAGCCAGGCCGAGGACGTCGCCCTGTGTCTGGGGCGCCAGGTGGCGAGCGACCCGGCGCTGGGCGCGACCCGGCTGGTCCTCCTGGCCGACCTGGATCGACGGCTCGTCAGCGATCAGACCTCGGCCGCGGGTTATGCCGCCCACCTGACCAAGCCGCTGCGCCAGTCCCAGCTCTTCGATTGCCTGGTCGAGCTCGCCTCGTCCGGCCGGCAGGCGCAGGCCGAGGATCCCGCGCCGCTCCGGGCCGGGCGGGCTCACTTCGCGCCAAGGCGCCTCCTGCTGGTGGAGGACAACCCCATCAACCAGCGGGTGGCCCAGGCGCAGCTCAGGAGGCTGGGCGTCGAGCCGCACGTCGCCGCGAGCGGCACGGCGGCCCTGGAGGCCTTTTCGGGCGACGCCTACGACCTGATCCTGATGGACTGCCAGATGCCGCTCATGGACGGCTTCGAGGCGACGCGCCTGATCCGCCTGCACGAGGCGCCCCAGGGCCGCCGCGTGCCCATCGTCGCCATGACGGCCAACGCCATGCGCGGCGATCGGGAGAAGTGCCTGGAGGCGGGGATGGATGATTACCTGTCCAAGCCCTTCACCCAGGAGCAGCTCGCGGCCGTCCTGGCGCGCTGGCTCGGCGATGATTCGCCGGGGGCCGCGGCGCCCCCGGCCGACCTGGATGCCCGGGCCCTTCCGTGCGTCGATCTGGCGCGCCTGCGCGCGGTGGTCGATCCCGAGGAGGCCGGGCTCTTGCTGGGCCTCTTCGTCGAGTCGCTGCCCGAGATCCAGGCGAGGATCGGCGACGCGCTCGCGCGCGAGGACGCCAGGGCGCTCGTCTCGGTGGTCCACGAGCTGAAGGGGACCGCGGCCAACCTCGGGGTCGCGGCGCTGGCCGCGATCTGCCGCCGGATGGAGGAGACCTCGGATTGGAACGGTCTGCGCGCGCTCGAAGGCGAGCTTGCGCAGGAGGCCGCGCGCGTGCGGGCCTTCGTCGGGACCTTGAAGCAAGGAGAGTTTGACGGATGA